A DNA window from Paenibacillus sp. HWE-109 contains the following coding sequences:
- a CDS encoding ABC transporter permease: protein MAKKYSSLILMTLPGVLYLFINNYLPMLGTFIAFKNINYTKGIFHSDWVGFKNFEFLFKSQDAFIITRNTLLYNGTFIIVNNLIIALLVALLLNEIKNRFARNLYQSIMLLPFLISFSIVGYIVLAFFSIEHGFINKVIFPFLHIQPIEWYLESKYWPYILVIVNTWKYVGYSSLIYFAAMIGINQEYYEAARMDGANRWLQMTKITLPLIRPVVIVVVLILIGRIFYADFGMFFQVPLNTGILFSTTNVIDTYVYRALLVTGDIGMSSAAGLYQSTVGFVLVIIANMLVRKWDKESALF, encoded by the coding sequence ATGGCAAAGAAATATAGCAGTCTGATTCTAATGACACTGCCTGGCGTGTTGTATTTATTTATTAACAATTACTTGCCGATGCTTGGCACATTCATTGCGTTTAAGAACATTAATTACACTAAAGGAATTTTCCATAGCGACTGGGTGGGCTTCAAAAACTTTGAATTTCTATTCAAATCACAGGATGCTTTCATCATTACCCGGAATACGCTGCTCTACAATGGAACGTTTATCATCGTTAATAATTTAATTATTGCCCTGCTGGTAGCGTTGCTGTTGAACGAGATCAAAAATCGCTTCGCGCGCAATTTGTACCAAAGTATCATGCTGCTGCCTTTTTTAATTTCTTTTAGCATCGTTGGCTATATTGTTCTGGCTTTTTTCAGTATCGAACACGGTTTTATCAATAAAGTCATTTTTCCGTTCTTGCATATACAACCGATTGAATGGTATTTGGAGTCCAAATACTGGCCTTACATTCTTGTTATCGTGAATACGTGGAAATATGTCGGTTATTCCAGTTTGATCTATTTTGCCGCTATGATCGGCATTAATCAGGAGTATTATGAGGCTGCTCGCATGGACGGCGCGAATCGCTGGCTGCAGATGACGAAGATCACGCTCCCGCTGATCCGTCCGGTGGTGATCGTTGTGGTGCTGATCCTGATTGGCCGCATCTTTTATGCCGATTTCGGCATGTTCTTCCAGGTCCCTCTCAATACAGGTATTTTGTTCTCGACTACCAATGTAATTGATACTTACGTCTACCGGGCTTTATTGGTAACAGGTGATATCGGCATGTCTTCGGCTGCGGGTTTATACCAATCGACAGTGGGATTCGTGCTCGTCATCATCGCCAATATGCTGGTCAGAAAATGGGATAAAGAGAGCGCTTTATTTTAG
- a CDS encoding carbohydrate ABC transporter permease, which produces MEVKMVNQKRFRTHREGSPWASGLLHVFFLVMCVFCLFPIVLVLIASFTDESILRTGGYTYFPKIWSTAAYRYLFIDIHQLIRAYGVTIVITVGGTLTSLFISSLVAYPMSRQDFPYRKILSFYVFFTILLNGGLVPWYLVYTQIIDLRDTIWALMIPGLLMNGFNVLIMRTFFSNSVPISVIESARIDGAGEWRIFFQLVLPLSVSVLATIGMFTTLAYWNDWFNGLIFISDSNYFSVQYLMTKALLNIQFLTSHTENANSAKLISEMPQNSIIMAMAVIGIGPILISYPFFQKYLVKGLTVGSVKG; this is translated from the coding sequence ATGGAAGTGAAGATGGTTAATCAAAAGCGGTTTCGAACGCATCGGGAAGGATCACCTTGGGCAAGCGGTTTATTGCATGTTTTTTTCTTAGTGATGTGTGTGTTTTGTTTATTTCCGATTGTGCTGGTGTTAATCGCCTCTTTTACGGATGAGAGCATTCTGCGTACCGGCGGCTACACGTACTTCCCGAAAATATGGAGCACAGCCGCTTACCGCTATTTATTTATCGACATTCATCAATTAATTCGAGCGTACGGCGTGACCATTGTTATTACCGTGGGAGGGACTTTAACCAGCTTATTCATTTCAAGTTTAGTTGCGTATCCTATGTCCCGTCAGGATTTCCCGTATCGCAAGATACTGTCCTTTTATGTGTTTTTTACGATTTTACTAAATGGCGGTTTGGTCCCTTGGTATTTGGTGTACACCCAAATCATTGATTTGAGAGATACGATCTGGGCACTTATGATCCCGGGGCTGCTTATGAATGGGTTTAATGTGCTGATCATGAGAACCTTTTTCTCGAACTCTGTTCCGATTTCGGTGATTGAGTCTGCTCGTATTGACGGGGCTGGGGAATGGCGGATCTTTTTTCAACTCGTACTCCCGCTTTCGGTATCTGTGCTGGCAACGATTGGCATGTTTACCACGCTGGCTTATTGGAACGATTGGTTTAATGGATTGATATTTATTAGCGATTCCAACTATTTCAGTGTTCAATATTTAATGACGAAAGCTTTGCTTAACATTCAGTTCTTAACCTCACATACGGAAAATGCGAATTCTGCCAAATTAATTTCGGAAATGCCCCAAAATTCCATCATCATGGCAATGGCGGTTATTGGCATAGGTCCTATTCTTATTTCTTATCCTTTTTTTCAAAAGTATTTGGTGAAAGGTCTCACTGTGGGCTCGGTTAAAGGCTAG